Proteins from a genomic interval of Corynebacterium deserti GIMN1.010:
- a CDS encoding HD domain-containing protein, whose protein sequence is MNLSPRLRNAINTAATAHRDQVRKGSGIPYVSHLYQVMFLLRQVTDDEDVLIAGLLHDTLEDVPEQYDALEMERDFGARVRGMVEDLTKIEDPSWQVRADAYIQHLEHHASNEAVLISTADKLHNLMSIHDDLEVIGEALWERFNSGKEQQRWWYAEIARVSTTRLGENVLNRQLQELVDKL, encoded by the coding sequence ATGAATCTTTCACCTCGGCTGCGCAACGCCATTAACACCGCGGCCACAGCGCATCGCGATCAGGTGCGTAAAGGAAGTGGCATCCCGTATGTGTCACACCTATACCAAGTGATGTTTTTGCTTAGGCAGGTCACTGATGATGAAGATGTGCTTATCGCGGGATTATTGCATGACACGTTGGAAGATGTGCCAGAGCAATACGACGCACTGGAAATGGAGCGCGATTTTGGTGCACGTGTGCGTGGAATGGTGGAAGACCTCACGAAAATTGAGGATCCCAGCTGGCAGGTGCGTGCCGATGCCTACATTCAGCATCTGGAACATCACGCAAGTAATGAGGCCGTGCTCATTTCTACGGCAGACAAGCTGCACAACCTCATGTCCATCCACGATGACCTGGAGGTTATCGGGGAGGCGCTGTGGGAGAGATTTAACTCTGGAAAAGAGCAACAGCGGTGGTGGTATGCCGAGATTGCTCGAGTGTCCACCACACGGTTGGGGGAAAACGTGTTGAATAGGCAGTTGCAGGAGCTCGTCGACAAGCTTTAA
- a CDS encoding IclR family transcriptional regulator — translation MGQQEIIDDSPESGIKVLDRTVLVLNVIAEQPRSLAELAAATDLPRATAHRLASALEVHGMLARSRDNRWTIGARLASLGARGADTLIDTAVPIMTELMERTGESVQLYRLTGTTRTCVASQEPQSGLKNVVPVGTRMPLNAGSAARVFAAYLPIASADAFSREELDHVRATGLAESVGERELGLASLSSPVFDSNGSMIAALSISGVAERLKPHPAAMWGTELIDAAERLGALL, via the coding sequence ATGGGACAGCAAGAAATTATCGACGACTCCCCCGAGAGCGGCATCAAAGTTCTCGACCGAACCGTATTGGTTCTCAACGTCATCGCGGAGCAACCACGCTCCCTCGCAGAATTAGCCGCAGCAACTGATCTTCCCCGCGCTACCGCCCACCGCTTGGCGTCCGCGTTGGAGGTTCACGGCATGTTGGCACGTTCCCGCGACAACCGCTGGACCATCGGCGCACGCCTTGCCTCCCTTGGAGCGCGCGGCGCAGACACGCTTATCGATACCGCCGTCCCCATCATGACGGAACTCATGGAACGCACCGGCGAATCCGTGCAGTTATACCGACTTACCGGAACTACGCGTACGTGCGTCGCAAGCCAAGAACCCCAATCAGGGCTAAAAAACGTTGTCCCCGTGGGCACCCGTATGCCGCTCAACGCCGGGTCAGCCGCCCGCGTCTTCGCCGCCTACCTCCCCATTGCCTCGGCGGACGCATTTTCGCGCGAGGAACTCGACCACGTCCGCGCCACCGGCCTCGCGGAATCTGTCGGAGAACGCGAACTAGGACTTGCCAGCCTGTCCTCCCCCGTCTTCGATTCCAACGGCTCCATGATCGCAGCTCTGTCGATTTCTGGCGTCGCGGAGCGTCTCAAGCCTCACCCCGCAGCCATGTGGGGCACCGAGCTTATCGACGCCGCCGAGCGCCTGGGCGCTCTGCTTTAA
- the leuC gene encoding 3-isopropylmalate dehydratase large subunit, whose product MTSPVENSTSTEKLTLAEKVWRDHVVSKGENGEPDLLYIDLQLLHEVTSPQAFDGLRMTGRKMRHPELHLATEDHNVPTEGIKTGSLLEINDQISRLQVSTLRDNCEEFGVRLHPMGDVRQGIVHTVGPQLGATQPGMTIVCGDSHTSTHGAFGAMAFGIGTSEVEHVMATQTLPLKPFKTMAIEVTGELQPGVSSKDLILAIIAKIGTGGGQGYVLEYRGEAIRKLSMDARMTICNMSIEAGARAGMIAPDETTFEYVKGREMAPTGSDWDDAVAYWKTLPTDEGATFDKVVEIDGSALTPFITWGTNPGQGLPLSESVPNPEDFTNDNDKASAEKALQYMDLVPGTPLRDIKIDTVFLGSCTNARIEDLQIAADILKGKKIADGLRMMVVPSSTWVKQEAESLGLDKIFTDAGAEWRTAGCSMCLGMNPDQLKPGERSASTSNRNFEGRQGPGGRTHLVSPAVAAATAIRGTLSSPADL is encoded by the coding sequence ATGACCAGCCCCGTGGAGAACAGCACCTCGACAGAGAAGCTGACCCTGGCAGAGAAGGTGTGGCGCGACCATGTCGTGTCCAAGGGAGAAAACGGCGAGCCCGATCTCCTCTATATCGACCTGCAGCTGCTGCATGAGGTCACCTCCCCACAGGCATTCGACGGCCTGCGCATGACCGGCCGCAAGATGCGCCACCCAGAACTGCACCTGGCAACTGAGGACCACAACGTCCCTACCGAGGGCATTAAGACCGGCTCCCTGCTGGAAATCAATGACCAGATTTCCCGCCTGCAGGTCTCCACCCTGCGCGACAACTGTGAAGAATTTGGCGTGCGCCTGCACCCCATGGGCGATGTCCGCCAAGGCATCGTGCACACTGTTGGTCCACAGCTGGGTGCAACCCAACCGGGCATGACCATCGTCTGCGGTGACTCCCATACCTCCACTCACGGTGCTTTCGGCGCCATGGCATTCGGCATCGGTACCTCCGAGGTTGAGCACGTCATGGCAACCCAGACCTTGCCACTGAAGCCATTTAAAACCATGGCGATTGAAGTCACCGGCGAACTGCAGCCAGGTGTTTCCTCCAAGGACCTGATTTTGGCCATCATCGCGAAGATCGGAACCGGCGGTGGACAAGGGTACGTTCTGGAGTACCGCGGTGAAGCCATCCGCAAACTGTCCATGGATGCCCGCATGACCATCTGCAACATGTCCATCGAAGCCGGTGCACGCGCAGGCATGATCGCACCAGATGAAACCACCTTCGAATACGTCAAGGGCCGCGAAATGGCACCGACCGGTTCCGACTGGGACGACGCGGTAGCCTACTGGAAGACCCTGCCCACCGACGAAGGCGCAACCTTTGACAAGGTCGTTGAAATCGACGGCTCCGCTCTGACTCCATTCATCACTTGGGGAACCAACCCAGGCCAGGGTCTGCCACTATCTGAGTCCGTTCCAAACCCAGAAGACTTCACCAACGACAACGACAAGGCTTCTGCTGAAAAGGCATTGCAGTACATGGACCTGGTACCAGGCACCCCACTGCGCGACATCAAGATCGACACCGTCTTCCTCGGCTCCTGCACCAACGCCCGTATTGAAGACCTGCAGATCGCAGCAGACATCCTCAAGGGCAAGAAGATCGCTGATGGCCTGCGCATGATGGTCGTTCCCTCCTCCACTTGGGTCAAGCAAGAAGCAGAATCCCTCGGCCTGGACAAAATTTTCACCGACGCAGGCGCTGAATGGCGTACCGCCGGCTGCTCGATGTGCCTTGGCATGAACCCAGACCAGCTGAAGCCAGGTGAGCGCTCCGCCTCCACCTCGAACCGAAACTTCGAAGGCCGCCAAGGACCAGGAGGCCGCACCCACCTGGTATCCCCAGCTGTCGCAGCCGCCACCGCAATCCGCGGCACCCTGTCCTCACCTGCAGATCTGTAA
- the leuD gene encoding 3-isopropylmalate dehydratase small subunit has translation MEKFTTHTGVGVPLQRSNVDTDQIIPAIYLKRVTRTGFEDGLFSNWRQNDPDFVLNTDTYKNGSVLIAGPDFGTGSSREHAVWALMDYGFRAVFSSRFADIFRGNSGKAGLLTGIMEQSDIELLWKLMEQTPGLELTVNLEKQQVTAGDSVFSFEVDPYIRWRLMEGLDDAGLTLRKLDEIEAYEAKRPAFKPRTNA, from the coding sequence ATGGAGAAATTCACTACCCACACAGGCGTTGGCGTTCCACTGCAGCGATCCAACGTGGACACCGACCAGATCATCCCAGCGATCTACCTAAAGCGCGTCACCCGCACGGGCTTCGAAGATGGACTGTTTTCCAACTGGCGCCAAAACGACCCCGACTTCGTCCTCAACACCGACACCTACAAAAACGGCTCTGTCCTCATCGCAGGCCCAGACTTTGGTACCGGTTCCTCTCGCGAGCACGCAGTGTGGGCGCTCATGGACTACGGTTTCCGCGCGGTTTTCTCATCCCGCTTCGCCGACATCTTCCGCGGAAACTCAGGAAAAGCTGGTCTTCTGACTGGCATCATGGAGCAGTCCGATATCGAACTGCTGTGGAAGCTCATGGAACAGACCCCAGGTTTAGAGCTCACTGTCAACCTAGAAAAGCAGCAGGTTACCGCAGGAGATTCTGTGTTTAGCTTTGAAGTTGATCCGTACATCCGTTGGCGATTGATGGAAGGCCTCGACGATGCTGGCCTGACTCTGCGCAAGCTTGATGAGATCGAGGCGTATGAGGCGAAGCGTCCTGCGTTCAAGCCTCGCACCAACGCGTAA
- a CDS encoding NUDIX hydrolase, with the protein MRKVNHTAMAKNNKPHEVDKDQDSAMLINGRLQKIVARPTEEFTRPTLAAGAVLWRGDNTNPDAIEVAVIHRPHYDDWSLAKGKVDPGESIPTTAAREILEETGYDIRLGKLIGKVTYPVLDRTKVVYYWTAQVLGGEFVPNDEVDEIRWLPIDQACELLSYQVDTEVLAKAAKRFRTPTTTRVLYVRHAHAHGRQTWGGDDNKRPLDKKGRRQAEMLVPMLLPYKPTAIYSAVPDRCQATALPLADELCLDVSVNKLFGDDTWATDPKACKKRFMDVVDQGGVPVIVGQGNIIPEMIEWLAENGTLPIGEEIKAKKASVWVLSFHDGQLTGADYLASPLPVK; encoded by the coding sequence ATGCGAAAGGTGAATCACACCGCCATGGCAAAAAACAATAAGCCGCATGAGGTGGACAAAGATCAAGATTCCGCAATGTTGATCAACGGTCGCTTGCAAAAGATCGTGGCTCGCCCCACTGAAGAATTCACCCGCCCTACCCTGGCTGCAGGCGCTGTCCTCTGGCGTGGAGACAACACCAACCCAGATGCCATCGAAGTCGCTGTCATTCACCGCCCCCACTACGACGACTGGTCACTAGCCAAGGGCAAAGTCGATCCCGGTGAATCCATCCCCACCACCGCGGCACGCGAGATTTTGGAAGAAACCGGCTACGACATCCGTCTAGGCAAGCTGATCGGCAAAGTCACCTACCCCGTGCTTGATCGCACTAAAGTTGTCTACTATTGGACTGCCCAAGTTCTTGGCGGCGAGTTTGTCCCCAACGATGAAGTCGATGAAATCCGCTGGCTGCCCATCGATCAGGCCTGCGAACTGCTCAGCTACCAGGTAGACACCGAGGTACTGGCCAAGGCTGCCAAGCGTTTCCGCACCCCAACTACCACTCGTGTGCTGTATGTTCGCCATGCTCACGCACATGGTCGCCAAACCTGGGGTGGCGATGACAACAAGCGACCACTTGATAAGAAGGGACGCAGGCAGGCAGAAATGCTCGTGCCCATGCTGCTTCCATACAAGCCGACCGCCATCTACTCGGCTGTCCCCGACCGCTGCCAAGCCACAGCGTTGCCATTGGCTGACGAACTCTGCCTCGACGTCTCAGTAAACAAACTCTTCGGCGATGACACCTGGGCAACCGACCCTAAAGCCTGCAAAAAGCGTTTCATGGATGTCGTTGACCAAGGTGGCGTGCCAGTCATTGTGGGACAAGGTAACATCATCCCCGAAATGATCGAATGGCTCGCTGAAAACGGCACCCTCCCCATCGGAGAAGAGATCAAAGCCAAGAAGGCTAGTGTGTGGGTGTTGAGTTTCCACGACGGACAACTCACCGGCGCCGACTACTTGGCGAGCCCACTTCCGGTGAAGTAA
- a CDS encoding NAD(P)H-dependent glycerol-3-phosphate dehydrogenase produces the protein MVSVSVMGAGSWGTTLAKVFADAGNAVTLWARRDELARTIAKTHENPDYLAGIVLPDSITVTSSAEEALDNAAIVVLAVPSQALRGNLAEWKDAIPTDATLVSLAKGIEKGTHLRMSQVIAEVTEADEERIAVLSGPNLAREIAEGQPAATVIACPDENRAKLVQAAVAAPYFRPYTNTDVIGAELGGACKNVIALACGIAHGYGLGENTNASVITRGLAEIARLGEVMGADAKTFSGLAGMGDLVATCSSPLSRNRSFGERLGKGESLEQAREATNGQVAEGVISSQSIFDLATSLGVEMPITQAVYGVCHKGMNVPDLIVALMGRSKKAE, from the coding sequence GTGGTTTCAGTTAGCGTGATGGGTGCAGGTTCGTGGGGAACTACGTTGGCCAAGGTTTTCGCAGACGCCGGAAATGCAGTGACGTTGTGGGCTCGACGTGATGAACTGGCTCGCACGATTGCGAAGACTCATGAAAACCCTGATTATCTCGCAGGGATTGTGCTGCCTGATTCCATTACTGTTACGTCCTCGGCAGAGGAAGCACTTGATAATGCTGCCATCGTGGTGCTGGCTGTTCCGTCGCAAGCCCTGCGTGGAAACCTTGCCGAGTGGAAAGACGCCATCCCAACTGATGCAACCCTGGTCTCCTTAGCCAAAGGCATTGAAAAGGGCACGCACCTGCGGATGAGCCAAGTTATCGCCGAGGTGACCGAGGCAGATGAAGAGCGCATTGCAGTCCTGTCTGGTCCGAACCTTGCGCGAGAAATTGCGGAAGGTCAGCCTGCTGCCACGGTGATTGCGTGTCCTGATGAAAACCGTGCCAAGTTGGTTCAGGCAGCTGTGGCTGCACCGTATTTTCGCCCGTATACCAACACTGATGTCATTGGCGCAGAGCTGGGTGGTGCATGTAAGAACGTCATCGCCTTGGCCTGCGGTATTGCTCATGGATATGGCTTGGGTGAAAACACCAACGCCTCGGTAATTACCCGCGGTTTGGCTGAGATCGCCCGCCTGGGTGAGGTTATGGGTGCCGATGCCAAGACATTCTCCGGGCTTGCTGGCATGGGCGACCTTGTTGCGACCTGTTCTTCACCTCTTTCCCGAAACCGAAGCTTTGGTGAGCGCCTGGGCAAGGGCGAATCGTTGGAGCAGGCTCGTGAGGCAACAAATGGTCAGGTGGCTGAGGGAGTGATCTCCTCGCAGTCGATTTTTGATCTCGCAACGTCGCTCGGCGTGGAGATGCCTATCACTCAAGCGGTTTATGGCGTGTGCCATAAGGGAATGAACGTGCCAGATTTGATTGTGGCTCTCATGGGCAGGTCTAAGAAGGCTGAGTAG
- a CDS encoding D-alanine--D-alanine ligase family protein: protein MSNSNSGKIRVAVIYGGRSSEHSVSCVSAGAIMAHLDPEKYEVIPVGITVDGAWVVGESNPQRLTLVDRTMPEVEHREEVRPSLDPAHRGEFHFSDGSLYATADVIFPVLHGRFGEDGTIQGLFALSDIPVVGPGVLSSAAGMDKEFTKKLMAAEGLPIGKEVILRDRTELTEAEKNLLGLPVFVKPARGGSSIGISRVKTWEEFPKAVELARAHDEKVIVESEIVGSEVECGVLQYPDGRIVASEPALLLGTEDGAGGFYDFDTKYLDNVVTAEIPASLDQKTTELIKSLAIESFQALSCEGLARVDFFVTANGPVLNEINTMPGFTPISMYPQMFAASGVGYEELLDVLIQQALHRSAQ from the coding sequence GTGAGCAACTCAAATTCTGGAAAAATCCGCGTCGCCGTCATCTACGGTGGCCGTAGTTCTGAGCACTCTGTCTCCTGCGTATCCGCTGGTGCCATCATGGCGCATTTGGATCCAGAGAAGTATGAGGTGATTCCTGTCGGCATCACGGTCGATGGTGCGTGGGTAGTGGGTGAAAGCAACCCACAGAGGCTGACGCTGGTGGATCGCACGATGCCGGAGGTTGAGCATCGTGAAGAGGTTCGACCAAGTTTGGATCCTGCTCATCGCGGTGAATTCCACTTCTCTGATGGCAGCTTGTACGCCACCGCTGACGTCATTTTCCCTGTGTTGCATGGTCGTTTCGGTGAGGACGGCACCATCCAGGGTCTGTTTGCTCTGTCCGATATTCCGGTTGTTGGCCCTGGCGTTTTGTCCTCGGCTGCGGGTATGGATAAAGAATTCACGAAAAAGCTCATGGCTGCTGAAGGCCTGCCCATCGGTAAGGAAGTTATCCTTCGCGATCGCACAGAGTTGACCGAGGCAGAGAAGAACCTCCTGGGTCTGCCTGTGTTTGTGAAGCCTGCTCGTGGCGGTTCCTCGATTGGTATTTCTCGAGTGAAGACGTGGGAGGAGTTCCCTAAGGCTGTGGAGCTTGCTCGCGCTCACGATGAAAAGGTGATCGTGGAGTCGGAGATCGTCGGTTCAGAGGTGGAGTGCGGCGTGCTGCAGTACCCAGATGGTCGCATCGTTGCTTCTGAGCCTGCGTTGTTACTGGGCACTGAGGACGGCGCTGGTGGATTCTACGACTTTGATACCAAGTACTTGGACAACGTGGTCACCGCAGAGATCCCAGCTTCGCTTGATCAAAAGACCACCGAGCTGATTAAGTCGTTGGCCATTGAGTCGTTCCAGGCATTGTCTTGTGAAGGCCTTGCCCGCGTGGACTTCTTTGTTACCGCTAACGGCCCTGTGCTCAATGAGATCAACACCATGCCCGGTTTCACGCCGATCTCCATGTACCCGCAGATGTTCGCGGCCTCCGGCGTGGGTTATGAGGAACTTCTCGACGTTCTCATCCAGCAGGCACTCCACCGTTCAGCACAGTAG
- a CDS encoding ABC-2 transporter permease has translation MATFVWLIADPITGAIDGHFWELLGTGTVAIFCVAMFSAVFERLMGLLAVIPVIGVLMFLGVPASNGALSIYMEPELFRLLHCYLPMPAAVESIRSILYFGGDVVSTHLATFTIWSVVSLVLVFLIDRVKPLHTSIEYVIEPPTPPVEVESAEDKVLLNA, from the coding sequence ATGGCCACCTTCGTCTGGCTGATCGCCGACCCCATCACCGGTGCCATTGACGGCCATTTCTGGGAGCTGTTGGGCACCGGCACCGTGGCCATCTTCTGTGTGGCCATGTTCTCCGCTGTCTTTGAACGGCTCATGGGGCTGCTCGCCGTGATCCCGGTGATCGGGGTGTTGATGTTCCTGGGTGTGCCCGCGTCCAATGGTGCACTCTCGATCTACATGGAACCCGAACTGTTCCGCCTGCTCCATTGCTACCTGCCCATGCCGGCCGCGGTCGAGTCGATCCGTTCCATCCTCTACTTCGGGGGCGACGTGGTGAGCACCCACCTGGCCACCTTCACCATCTGGAGTGTGGTCTCGTTGGTCCTGGTCTTCCTCATCGACCGCGTCAAGCCCCTACACACCAGCATCGAGTACGTAATCGAACCACCGACCCCACCGGTGGAGGTTGAGTCCGCCGAGGATAAGGTCCTGCTGAACGCATAA
- a CDS encoding ABC transporter permease, with amino-acid sequence MSTTTHPPDQPGTETDAVEAAAAKRAKVEVIGRYTAMFIMPVLMVGMMITGYLGAMHAPEPRDMPVAVTGDATVAQAFTRGLEENNPGAVDVEMVADEQTARDMVFDREVTAAISLSGSTATLYTASGAGAQLGSTITSLVAPEVLAVDLELSPQDLAPLPEHDISGLAAMFLTTALVMAGYLPFSVLISNSPELLRFRRAVPLLAAWSALIAGLAWLITGPVLGVVSSDHTAAVLGVSWLGIFAIGSVQLFFTRLFGPMAVLVGMLFLMVLGMPASNMSFPLSTMPSFYTPLHTFLPMPAIGEALRSELYFGRAGVGSHLVVLVLGAIAGLGATLLFDAVSKRRNPTPKPVVIDMPSLHGGKRPKSRFWRYLSLFIFPFVIVSMMLTVMLCAMHEPSPKDMPVAVVGATTEQAEQTIAGLEQNIKGLFDLRALETEEEAREQVDEREIVGALILPGADNPSATLLTNQAGSTSAQQVISQVMGAQQISVVNEDVAPLPDSDSNGTSTMYIAMGWMLSGFMIIIVGANAAPSSRPLRKTAAHHRRLRALHGHLRLADRRPHHRCH; translated from the coding sequence TTGAGCACGACCACCCACCCGCCGGACCAGCCCGGAACCGAAACCGATGCAGTAGAAGCAGCAGCCGCAAAGCGCGCCAAGGTGGAGGTCATCGGCCGCTACACGGCGATGTTCATCATGCCGGTGCTGATGGTCGGCATGATGATCACCGGCTACCTGGGTGCCATGCACGCCCCGGAACCGAGAGACATGCCCGTCGCCGTCACCGGTGACGCCACCGTCGCCCAGGCCTTTACCCGGGGCCTCGAGGAGAACAACCCCGGCGCGGTGGATGTCGAGATGGTTGCTGATGAGCAGACCGCCCGGGATATGGTGTTTGACCGGGAGGTCACCGCCGCGATATCACTCAGTGGTTCCACCGCCACGCTGTACACCGCCAGCGGGGCCGGCGCCCAGCTCGGTTCCACCATCACCAGCCTGGTCGCCCCGGAGGTGCTCGCCGTGGATCTGGAGCTGAGCCCCCAGGATCTCGCCCCGCTGCCGGAACACGATATCTCCGGTCTGGCCGCGATGTTTCTGACCACCGCCCTGGTGATGGCCGGTTACCTGCCGTTCAGTGTGCTGATCTCGAACTCCCCGGAATTGTTGCGCTTCCGCCGTGCCGTGCCACTGCTGGCTGCTTGGTCCGCGCTGATCGCCGGGCTGGCCTGGTTGATCACCGGCCCGGTGCTGGGTGTGGTCAGTAGTGACCACACCGCCGCGGTACTGGGAGTCTCCTGGCTGGGTATTTTCGCCATCGGCAGCGTCCAGTTGTTCTTCACCCGACTCTTCGGTCCCATGGCGGTGCTGGTGGGCATGCTCTTCCTCATGGTGCTGGGAATGCCGGCATCCAACATGAGTTTCCCGCTCTCCACGATGCCCTCCTTCTACACCCCGTTGCACACCTTCCTGCCCATGCCGGCGATCGGTGAGGCACTGCGTTCCGAGCTCTACTTCGGAAGGGCGGGCGTGGGTAGCCACCTGGTGGTACTGGTTCTGGGCGCCATCGCCGGGCTGGGTGCCACCCTGCTGTTTGATGCCGTCAGCAAGCGCAGGAACCCGACACCGAAGCCGGTGGTTATCGACATGCCCTCCCTGCACGGTGGCAAGCGCCCGAAATCACGCTTCTGGCGCTACCTGTCCCTGTTCATCTTCCCCTTCGTCATAGTCTCAATGATGCTGACCGTCATGCTCTGTGCCATGCATGAGCCCAGCCCGAAGGACATGCCGGTGGCTGTGGTGGGTGCCACCACCGAACAGGCTGAACAGACCATCGCCGGTCTGGAACAGAACATCAAGGGACTTTTCGATCTGCGTGCCCTGGAGACCGAGGAGGAGGCCAGGGAGCAGGTCGACGAACGGGAGATCGTCGGAGCCCTAATCCTGCCCGGTGCAGACAACCCGTCGGCCACCCTGCTGACCAACCAGGCCGGCAGCACCAGCGCCCAGCAGGTGATCTCCCAGGTCATGGGTGCGCAACAGATCTCCGTGGTCAATGAGGATGTCGCACCGCTGCCGGACTCCGACAGTAATGGCACCTCCACCATGTACATCGCCATGGGCTGGATGCTTTCCGGGTTCATGATCATCATCGTGGGTGCCAACGCCGCACCCTCCAGTCGTCCACTGCGCAAAACTGCTGCCCATCACCGCCGTCTACGCGCCCTTCATGGCCACCTTCGTCTGGCTGATCGCCGACCCCATCACCGGTGCCATTGA
- a CDS encoding TetR/AcrR family transcriptional regulator, which produces MGRRSERARKVLMDAAEELFARDGVDVVSNRRITEHAGALNHSAVTYHFGNRDELIQALLQRHLGDMAQRRAELVAALDPDAGLWDLVACRILPMVQGFDALPRPSWRARFLNQVNSLPSLQNLLIGSHEGDRELWELGRRAVQAIDGVTPTTFRARSSILGHLVLGVCAKYEAEVEAGIQQGTWIDVGHFLTDAVTGMLSAPVTHRSDYTIPVSSPQLL; this is translated from the coding sequence ATGGGACGGCGCAGTGAACGTGCGCGGAAAGTACTGATGGACGCAGCTGAGGAACTTTTTGCCCGTGATGGCGTGGATGTGGTCTCCAACCGGAGGATCACCGAGCATGCCGGGGCCTTGAACCACTCCGCCGTGACCTACCATTTCGGCAACCGGGATGAATTGATCCAGGCGCTGCTCCAGCGACACCTGGGTGACATGGCCCAGCGTCGCGCTGAACTGGTGGCGGCCCTGGATCCGGACGCCGGTCTCTGGGATCTGGTGGCCTGCCGGATTCTGCCCATGGTGCAGGGTTTCGATGCGCTGCCCCGGCCCAGCTGGCGCGCCCGTTTCCTGAACCAGGTGAACTCACTGCCCTCGCTGCAAAACCTGCTCATCGGATCCCATGAGGGTGACAGGGAGCTATGGGAGCTCGGTCGCCGGGCGGTTCAGGCCATTGACGGCGTCACCCCCACGACCTTCCGGGCACGTTCCTCAATCCTCGGACACCTCGTACTGGGGGTCTGCGCCAAGTATGAAGCCGAGGTGGAGGCGGGAATCCAGCAGGGAACCTGGATCGATGTCGGGCACTTCCTGACCGATGCGGTAACCGGTATGCTGTCCGCCCCGGTGACCCACCGGAGCGACTATACGATTCCGGTTTCCTCGCCACAACTGCTTTAG
- a CDS encoding aspartate aminotransferase family protein, whose translation MTTTIVSADLPGQRVSELDNKHVFHSWSAQDLVDALPVSTASGASFTDYEGNTYLDFGSQLVNLNLGHQHPRLVQALQDQAGKLATIQPAFANDARSELARLITEAAPGSLNHVFFTNGGADANEHAVRMARLHTGRKKVMSQYRSYHGATATAISLTGDPRRWPNDPGDPSVVHFFGPYTYRSAFWAGDAEEECQRALQHLEEQIVFEGASTIAAIIIETVVGTNGILVPPEGYLPGVRALCDKYGILYIADEVMTGFGRTGTMFAVENFNVEPDLMTFAKGVNSGYVPLGGVVLSDAVRDTFATTAYPGGLTYSGHPLACAVGVETFAVFKDEHILERTRQLGDEVVAPFLAELVEKYECVGEVRGLGLFWAVELVRDRTTREPLVPFNPNAEENIPMLRIGAACKAAGLWPMIQQNRIHIAPPLIISEKDLRRGLAIIEEAINTAC comes from the coding sequence ATGACCACCACGATTGTTTCCGCTGATCTGCCAGGCCAGCGGGTCAGTGAGCTCGATAATAAGCATGTCTTCCATTCCTGGTCGGCGCAGGATCTGGTCGACGCCCTGCCGGTGTCCACCGCATCCGGTGCCAGTTTCACCGATTATGAGGGCAATACCTACCTCGATTTCGGTTCCCAGCTGGTCAACCTCAACCTCGGCCACCAGCACCCACGGTTGGTGCAGGCCCTGCAGGACCAGGCGGGGAAACTGGCCACCATCCAACCGGCCTTCGCCAATGACGCCCGGTCAGAGCTGGCACGCCTGATCACCGAAGCCGCCCCGGGATCTCTCAACCACGTCTTCTTCACCAACGGTGGCGCCGATGCCAATGAACACGCCGTGCGCATGGCCAGACTGCACACCGGACGCAAGAAGGTGATGTCCCAGTACCGTTCATATCATGGGGCCACCGCCACCGCGATCAGCCTGACCGGTGACCCCCGCCGCTGGCCCAATGACCCGGGTGATCCGTCAGTGGTCCACTTCTTCGGCCCCTACACCTACCGTTCGGCGTTCTGGGCCGGCGACGCGGAGGAGGAATGCCAGCGCGCCCTCCAGCACCTCGAGGAACAAATCGTTTTCGAGGGCGCATCCACCATCGCTGCGATCATCATTGAAACGGTGGTCGGCACCAACGGCATCCTCGTCCCGCCCGAGGGTTATCTACCCGGGGTCCGTGCCCTGTGTGACAAATACGGCATCCTCTACATCGCCGATGAGGTCATGACCGGATTCGGGCGCACGGGCACCATGTTCGCGGTGGAGAACTTCAACGTGGAACCAGACCTGATGACTTTCGCCAAAGGTGTCAACTCCGGTTACGTCCCGCTGGGCGGGGTGGTCCTATCCGATGCGGTGCGGGATACCTTCGCCACCACCGCCTACCCGGGTGGATTGACCTATTCCGGACACCCCCTCGCCTGTGCCGTGGGAGTGGAGACCTTCGCGGTCTTCAAGGATGAGCACATCCTCGAACGGACCCGCCAGCTGGGTGATGAGGTCGTGGCACCTTTTCTCGCCGAACTGGTTGAGAAGTACGAATGTGTCGGGGAGGTTCGCGGTCTGGGATTGTTCTGGGCGGTCGAACTGGTCAGGGACCGCACCACCCGGGAACCACTGGTGCCCTTCAACCCGAATGCCGAAGAAAACATCCCCATGCTCCGGATCGGGGCCGCCTGCAAGGCAGCCGGGCTCTGGCCGATGATCCAACAGAATCGCATCCACATCGCACCACCACTGATCATTTCGGAGAAGGATCTACGGCGCGGACTCGCGATCATCGAGGAGGCGATCAATACAGCCTGCTGA